The Pseudonocardia broussonetiae DNA segment GGGGTGAAGCGGGCGAGGCGGCGCAGCGGCACCGGCACCTCGGTGGCGGGCATCCCGCCGAGGGCGGTGGCCGCGACGTCGGCGAGCCGGGCGCGCACGGCGTCGGGCAGGCGCGACCACTCCACGGGGCTCCCCCCGTCGGACGCGGACGTCGCATGCATCGCACCAGGGTAGTCGTGGTCGCGGGGTCCCACCGGCGGCGCGGCGGGCGGTCCCCGGATCGGGACCGACGCCCCCGTGCGCGAACGGCACTCTCACCCAACCTCGCCGGGCGAGAGTGCCGTTCGCCCGGCCGGTCCGACGGTGCGAACCGATGTTCGACCGGTTCTGTCGGGGGGCCTCGCTAGCGTGCGGCCCGTGACCGCTCCCCCGGCCTCGCGCGAGACCCGCCCGCCCCCCGAGGTGCACCGCCCGCCCCGCGAGGTGCAGCTGTCGTTCGACGAGCTCGGCACGCCCCTGCGCGAGGTCACGTTCGTCGTGCTCGACCTGGAGACCACCGGCGGCTCCGCGAAGAAGGACTCGATCACCGAGATCGGCGCGGTCAAGGTGCGCGGCGGGGAGCGGATCGGCGAGCTGTCGACGCTGGTCGACCCGGGCGTCGGCATCCCGCCGGGGATCGTCGCGCTCACCGGGATCACCACGGCGATGGTGCGGGCGGCGCCGCCGGTCCCCGCCGTGCTGCCGGCGCTGCTGGAGTTCCTGCGCGGGGCGGTGCTGGTGGCGCACAACGCCCCGTTCGACACCGGCTTCCTGCGCGCCGCCTGCGAGCGCCACGGGCACGCCTGGCCCCGGCCGCCCGTGCTGTGCACCGCGCGCCTGGCCCGGGCCGTGCTGCCCCGCGAGGAGGCCCCCAGCGTGCGGCTGGGGGCGCTGGCCGCGCTGTTCGGCACCGCCACCACGCCCAACCACCGGGCCCCCGCCGACGCCGCCGCCACGGTCGAGGTGCTGCACCACCTGCTCGAGCGCATCGGCAACCTCGGCGTGCAGAGCCTGGAGGAGCTGCTCGCCCTCGCGAAGGACTCCGCGCCGCACAGGCCCACCACGGGGCAGCGGCGCAAGCGGACGCTCGCGCGCGGCGTCCCGTCGGCGCCGGGGGTGTACCTGTTCCGGGGCCCGCGCGACGAGGTGCTCTACGTCGGCACGAGCGGCGACCTGGCCCGCCGCGTCCGCAGCTACTTCACCGCCGGGGAGCGCCGGCGGCGCGTGCGCGACATGGTGGCGCTGGCCGAGCGCGTCGACACCGTCGTCTGCGCGCACTCCCTGGAGGCCTCGGTGCGCGAGCTGCGGCTGATCGCCGCGCACCGGCCCCGCTACAACCGGCGCTCGCGCAACCCGCAGCGCGGGTGGTGGGTCGCCGCCACCGTCGAGCCGTTCCCTCGGCTG contains these protein-coding regions:
- a CDS encoding DEDD exonuclease domain-containing protein — protein: MQLSFDELGTPLREVTFVVLDLETTGGSAKKDSITEIGAVKVRGGERIGELSTLVDPGVGIPPGIVALTGITTAMVRAAPPVPAVLPALLEFLRGAVLVAHNAPFDTGFLRAACERHGHAWPRPPVLCTARLARAVLPREEAPSVRLGALAALFGTATTPNHRAPADAAATVEVLHHLLERIGNLGVQSLEELLALAKDSAPHRPTTGQRRKRTLARGVPSAPGVYLFRGPRDEVLYVGTSGDLARRVRSYFTAGERRRRVRDMVALAERVDTVVCAHSLEASVRELRLIAAHRPRYNRRSRNPQRGWWVAATVEPFPRLSVVTTPREGALGPFASRRAAGTAVETLLDAVPLRSCTPRIPLRPAGTPCALHDMGRCAAPCAGLQTVAEYTPAVDALADLVDGRDDSPLRRLADAVDALAERERFEDAAVRRDRLAALILALARTQRLAALAQVDELVGARPDGRGGWEVAVLRHGRLAAAGVAPRGVAPMPVIDALRLGAQTILTGPGPLRGAPHEEVRLLHRWLATGGTRLVHSEPQWAEPARGAPSWTAWAERARPLEVPGD